The Planctomycetia bacterium genome has a segment encoding these proteins:
- a CDS encoding response regulator — translation MSRGDGRAAVEEAWKAHEKGTPFQVILMDMQMPEVMDGYEAAALLRAKGYRSPIMALTAHAMTADREKCLSAGCDDFATKPIDRPKLIAQVAAYCATKAATALPETAAARCFR, via the coding sequence TTGAGTCGGGGCGACGGACGCGCGGCGGTCGAGGAGGCCTGGAAGGCTCACGAAAAAGGCACGCCTTTTCAAGTTATCCTGATGGACATGCAGATGCCGGAGGTCATGGACGGCTACGAAGCCGCTGCCTTGCTGCGCGCCAAGGGTTATCGTAGTCCGATTATGGCGTTGACGGCTCACGCGATGACGGCCGACCGCGAAAAATGCCTGTCAGCCGGTTGCGACGATTTCGCCACCAAGCCCATCGACCGGCCGAAGCTCATCGCCCAGGTCGCCGCGTACTGCGCGACCAAGGCCGCGACGGCGCTGCCTGAGACTGCTGCGGCACGCTGTTTTCGGTGA